TTCTTGAAGTCGTCTTGCAGCGCTTCAAGCATGGCCACGCGCTTGAGTTCCATCTTGTCGGTCAGTTGCAGGGCAATGCGGTCGTTCCAGGACAAAGCCATTTTGGTGACCAGCTTGCCGGACGACAGATGCTGGGCAATTTCTTCGCCCATCAAGGGCTGCTTGACCAGGCGGGCGATCGGGCCGTCTTCGCCCGGCGCGCGCAGTTCAACGTCCTGGCCCAGATCAAACAGGCCGGCATCGGCCGATTCCAGCCATACGGTCATGGCGGTTTGCGGCGTGGTGTTGGTCTGGATCAGGCGCGTCGGCAGGCTGCCCAGCGCTTCACGCAGCAAAGAAAGGGTGACTTCGGCCTTGGCCGCGCTGGCGCTTTCGACCAGCACCAGATTGTTCTTCAGATCAATCAGCGCGCGCGTTGTGCGCGAGCGGGTAAAGGCACGCGGCAGCAATTCTTCGGTAATGCGCTCGCGCAGTTCCTTGATTTCACGCTTGCCCACCTTGCGGTTCTCGCGCGCTTCAATCTCTTGCACGCGGGAGTCTGCGGTCTGCTTGATGACCGAGCCCGGCAGCAGCTTTTCTTCGGTCTTGAGCATGACCAGCACCGTATCCTGGAACGGGTAGGCCATCATTTCCGGCATGTGGGCGGCTGGCGCGATCCAGCCCTGGGTCATCAGGTCCTGGCTGCCACAGCTGAAGAAAGGGCGCTTGGCCAGCAGATCATTGATGCTGTCGGCAGAAAGGGCGTGGTCGGAAGAAAGACGGTAAATCTGGATATTGCGAAACCAGAGCATGGTGCGGCGCTCGTTTAACTGAATGGGTTCGCGATTGTACCGGCACGACTGCCCGGCGCAAACCAGGAAATGTGGCCAGGCGCATGATCAGACACATTGCCTGGCCTGCGGCTTGCGATTGGCCTCACCAGGCACCAATATGCGGACAGGATTTTGATGAAACGGAACCGATCATGCAGATTGCCTGCCCGCATTGCCACACCCAGAACCGCATCGACGATGAACGTATTGCCGAAGGCCCGACCTGCGGCGCCTGTCACAAGCCCATGTTTTCCGGCGCGCCGGTGGCGGTGACGGGGGAACAGTTTGCCGTGCTCAACAAACAGCTCAAACAGCCGCTGGTGGTGGACTGCTGGGCCACCTGGTGCGGCCCGTGCCAGGCGTTTGCGCCGGCATTTGCCTCGGCCGCCGAGCACTTTTCCGGCAAGGCCACGTTTGTGAAGGTCGATACCGATCAAGAGCAGGCCCTGTCGGCCAGCCTGCGCATTCGCAGCATCCCGACCTTATTGGTGTTTGAACGCGGTCAGGAACAAGCCCGGCAGAGCGGGGCGATGTCCTCGGGCCAGTTCAAGGCCTGGTTGTCTGACTTTTTCTAAGCGCTGGCACAAGCAGCCGACCAATGAAAAAAGCCCGGTTCAGCACCGGGCTTTTTTTATGGCATGTCACACAAGCAATCAGCTGCGCGCCAGCGCAACCGGGCTGGTTTCCAGCCATTTCTTCACGCGGTTGGCATCGCCAATACGGGTGTACTTGCCGGTGGAATCCATTAGCACCATCACGACCGGAGTGCCGCTGATGGTTGCTTCCATCACCAGGCAATGGCCAGCTTCATTGGTAAAGCCGGTCTTGGTCAGCCCGATATCCCATTGCTCTTCCTTCACCAACGGGTTGGTGTTGTGGAAAGCCATGGTGCGGCCATTGAGGTTGGAGGTGAATTCGTATTGCGACGAAGTCGTGAATTCATGAATCTCCGGGTACTTGCGCGCAGCACGCACCATCAGCACCAGGTCACGGGCGCTGGAGATGTTCTGCGGCGTCAGGCCGGTCGAATCATAAAAACGGCTGTGGCTCATGCCCAGTTCCGTGGCCTTTTCGTTCATCTTGCGGATAAACAGATCACGGCCACCCGGATAGGTGCGAGCCAGCGCGGCAGCCGCGCGGTTTTCCGACGACATCAGGGCCAGCAGCATCACTTCAGCACGGGTCAGACGGGTACCGACGCGCAGACGCGACGAGCTGTTTTTCAGCGTGTCGACATCTTCATCGCTGATGGTGATGTATTCGTTCATCGGCAGGTGAGCATCCAGCGTCACCATGGCGGTCATCAGCTTGGTGATCGAAGCAATCGGCGCGACTTCGTCCGGATTCTTCTGGTAGATCACTTCACCGCTGTTTTCGTTCAGGATCAGCACAGAGGCCGATTGCAGGCCAGGATTGTCAGCCGTAAAGCCAGACAAGGCCACGGCGCGCGTGACATGCACGCTACGCTGGGCATTGGCGATGGCGGTACGTTTGACCCGACCTTTTTCGTAAACCGTGGTTGTCCGCGCAGCAGTTTTTGTCGACGCCTTCGGTGTGGCTGTCTTCTTGCTTGCAGACTGAGTAGTGTGTTTGTGTTTATGAGACGTGGCTGCGCTGGCGACTGGTGTCATCGACAGGGAGGCGGCAGTCAGCAACGCGACAAAAAGGGGAAAAGCGGGACGCATCAAGATCTCCAATATGCGGCCAAGATTAACAGAATCGCTGTAATACTAATTGAGAACATTCAAAATGTCATGCCAAATCAAGAGGTCGCGTAGTACTTGCAAAGTGCAACTTTAAAAGATTTCACCGACCTTGCAGGTCATGGGGGAATTATGTATGTTGTGGTGCACCATTTGCGTTAATTCACGATGTAGTTTTGCGCCACTTCAGGGCAGTTCCAAACCATCAATCCATGACGACGGAGAGATAGATTGTGTCCCAGGCCACGCCATTTGACGGCTTTTTCAAGCAAATGAACGACGCTAGCCAGCAGTGGTGGCAGCAATGGGTCAACGCGGTAGCACCCACCGTGGATGACGCGCTGCCGCATCTGGTTCCCAAAGTGCTGGCAACGGTGCCGGCCCACACAGCCGAGTGGCAAGCCCGCCAGGCTGAGTACTATCAGCAACAACTTGATCTTTGGCTGGGCCTGATCGGCGCCAAAGAAGCGGTGCCCGCGGTGCAGCCCGACAAGGGCGATCGCCGGTTCAATTCTCCTGAATGGGACGCGCCGCTGTTTTCCTGGATCAAGCAAAACTATCTTCTGACCTCCCGTTATCTGTTGCAGATGGTCGACGCCGCGCAAACCGACGACGCCCTGCGCGAAAAAGCCGCGTTCTTCACGCGGCAATATCTGGATGCGGTCAGCCCGGCCAACTTTGCCCTGACCAACCCGGAAGTGATGAAACTGGCTGCCGAGACCAACGGCGACAGCCTGAAAGATGGCATGCGCCGGCTGATGGATGATATCAGCAAGGGCACCATCACCATGACGGATGAATCGCAGTTCGAGGTGGGCCGCAATCTGGCGGTCACCGAAGGCGCGGTGGTGTTCGAAAACGACATCCTGCAACTCATCCAGTACACGCCATTGACCGCGCAGGTGAATGAAGTTCCCTTGCTGATCGTGCCGCCGTGCGTGAACAAGTACTACATCATGGATCTGCAGGCCGAGAACTCCATGGTGCGCTGGTGCGTAGAGCAGGGGAACACGGTGTTCCTGGTGTCCTGGCGCTCCATTCCGCCTGAACTGGGCCATCTGCAATGGGACGATTACGTTGATCAAGGCGTGATCAAGGCGGCTGAAGTCGTGCGCAAGATCACCCGGCGCGAGCAGATGAACGTGTTGTCGTTCTGCATTGGCGGCGGCCTTGTGGCCACGGCCATTCCGGTCATGCAATCGCGTGATCTGGACTGGTTCCGTTCCGTCACGCTGATGACGTCCATGCTGGATCATTCTGACCCGGGCGATATCAAGCACTATATTGACTGGAACCTCATCCGTTCCCGTGAGGCCCAACTGGACAAGGGCGGGATCGTGTCCGGCAAGGAGCTGGCGCGGACGTTCTCGTCGCTGCGGGCCAATGACCTGATCTGGAACTACGTGGTCAGCAGCTACCTGAAGGGCAAGACGCCGCCGCCGTTCGATCTGTTGTACTGGAACAATGATTCGGCAGACCTGGCGTTGCCGATGCATACGTTCTTCCTGCGCAATATGTATCTGGAAAACAACCTGGCCAGACCGGGTTCGTTCTCGCTGTGCGGGGTGCCGATTGATCTGACCGCCGTCACTACGCCGACCTATGTGTTTGCAGCGCGGGAAGACCATATCGTGCCGTGGAAGTCTGCGTGGGGCACCTTGCGTATCTTCAAGGGGCCGACCCGTTTTGTGCTGGGCGCCTCAGGGCATATTGCCGGCACCATCAACCACCCGGCTGCCGGCAAGCGCAATTACTGGGTGAACGACAACGCGGCCACCACGCCTGAAACCTGGTTTGACGGCGCAGAAAGCCGCCCGGGTAGCTGGTGGGTGGACTGGAATGACTGGTTACAGCAGTACACGGGCAAGAAAGTGGCCGCCCGTAAAACGCTGGGTGCGGTCGGCTTCAAACCGATCGAACCCGCGCCAGGCCGCTATGTAAAAGAGAAGCGCGACTAAACGCGCAAAGAGCCTGGCCGGTGCGCCGCAACCGGGCTCCTTGACGCAAAACACAAGACGCTTTGTTTGTGCCCATCCGGCTTTCCACACCGGGTGATCCAACGTAGCGGAGCCGGTCTTCAACCATGAAACCGGCTCCGGCAACGGCCTGCCGCAAGGCATGGCCAGACTCTAGCAACGCTGGTTTGGAGAAACACAATGAGTGAGATCGTGATTGTTGCTGCCGGGCGTACCGCTATCGGTAGCTTCGGCGGCAGCCTGGCAAAAGTGAGCGCGCCGGAACTGGGCGCCACCGTTATCAAGGGCCTGCTGGCACGCAGCGGCCTGTCTGCTGAAGAGGTCAGCGAAGTCATCCTGGGTAATGTGCTGACCGCAGGCCTTGGCCAGAACCCGGCCCGTCAGGCACTGCGCCGCGCCGGCTTGCCGGACGCCGTACCGGGCCTGACCATCAACCAGGTTTGCGGTTCGGGTCTGAAGGCCGTCGCGCTGGGCGTGCAAGCCATTCTCTCGGGCGAGAGCGAAGTCGTGATCGCCGGTGGCCAGGAAAACATGAGCGCCGCGCCGCACCTGTTGCCGGGCAGCCGCGACGGTTTTCGCATGGGTAATGCGCAGTTGATCGACAGCATGGTGTACGACGGCCTGACCGATGCGTACAACCAGTACCACATGGGCGTCACCGCCGAAAACATCGCCAAAAAGTACGGCATCAGCCGCACCGAGCAAGATGAACTGGCGCTGGCGTCGCAGACCAAAGCGGCTGCCGCACAGGCGGCCGGCCGGTTTGTCGATGAAATCATTCCGGTACACATTCCGCAGCGCAAGGGTGATCCGGTGGTGTTCGACCAGGATGAATTCATCAAGGGCAACACCACCATGGATTCGCTCTCCAAACTGCGTGCTGCGTTCGACAAAGAAGGCACCGTGACCGCCGGTAATGCCTCCGGGATCAACGATGGCGCTGCCGGGGTCATCCTGATGAGCCGGGCCAAGGCGGATGAACTGGGCCTCAAGCCGCTGGCGACCATCCGCGCCGCCGCATCGGCCGGGGTAGATCCCAGCATCATGGGCATGGGCCCGGTGCCGGCGACCCAGCGCGTGCTGGCCCGTACCGGCTGGACGCTGGACAGCATTGACCTGCTGGAAGGCAATGAAGCCTTTGCCGCCCAGGCGCTGGGTGTGGCGCGTGAACTCAAGTGGGACTGGAATCGCGTGAACGTCAATGGCGGCGCCATTGCGCTGGGTCATCCGATTGGTGCTTCGGGCTGCCGTATCCTTGTGACCCTGCTGCATGAAATGGCCCGCCGCGATGCAAAACGCGGCCTTGCCACGCTGTGCATTGGGGGTGGCATGGGTGTTTCGCTGGCGGTGGAACGCTAAGCGGCGCATCTGGCCTTCACGAAAAAAGCGCTGGCAGAACCGGCGCTTTTTTCTTGTCATCCGTCCGTTATTGCTTTGGCATATCGTGGTGTCTTGCCTGATGGCACACTACGCGCACATTAACCCCGGCTGGAGTATTGCCTGATGTCTCCGTTGATCACCGTCGCCGAACTGGCTACCCGCATGACCGACTCTGACCTTGTGATTGTTGATTGCCGTCACGACCTTGCGAACCCGCAATCCGGCCGGGCCGCCTACGAACAGGATCACATTGCCGGCGCCATTTTCCTGCATCTGGACGAAGACCTTTCCGGCCCCAAAACCGGCAGCAACGGCCGGCATCCGCTGCCAGACCCGGGCTGGTTTGGCGCACGGCTGGGTGCGGCCGGTATCGGGAACGACAGCCACGTTGTCGCTTACGATGGCTCCGGTGGCATGTACGCCGCGCGTTTGTGGTGGATGCTGGGCTGGCTGGGGCACGACAAAGTCCAGGTGCTTGATGGTGGCTATCAGGCCTGGCAAGGCGCGCGGCAGCCGGTCTCTGACACCGTGCCCGCGCTGGAGCCAAAGAAATTCACCCCGCACCTGCGCGCAGAACGGCGCGTGACTGCTGCAGATGTGGAGCGGGACTTGCGTGAGTCATCGTTTCAGGTGGTCGATGCCCGCAGCCCGGAGCGTTTTCGCGGCGTGGGGGAGACCATTGACCCTATCGGCGGGCATATCCCCGGCGCGATCAACCGCTTTTTCCAGGACAACCTGGCGCCAGGCGGGCGGTTTAAGGAACCACAGCAGTTGCAGCAAGAATGGCAAGCCGTGCTGGGGGCGATTCCGCCGGCAGATGTGGTGCATCAGTGCGGTTCCGGGGTGACGGCGTGTCATAACTTGCTGGCACTGGCTGCGGCCGGGTTGCCTGGTGGGCGGTTGTATGCGGGGTCCTGGAGTGAGTGGTGTGCTGATCCGGCGCGGCCGGTGGCACGGTAGGGGTTTTTTTAGGTTTGTGGGGTTGCCACTGGTTCGTCATTCCGGCGCAGGCGGGGATCCAGTCTGGCGTCTGGATGGCTTGCTGTTGTGGCCAGAGTCAGTGAGTAGGGTGGATTCGGGGCGGTAGCGACAATTCGCCATTGCGGTGTGGGTGTGTTAGCGCCTGACGGCGCGGTTGTTTTGGGTGTCGGGGGTTGCCCGACGGCAAGTGCCTTTCTTTTGGGTCGCCAAAAGAAAGGCACCAAAGAAAAGGCGACCCCTGCGACTGCGCCCACTACGTGGGTTCCCTGTGCTTCTCGCAAGGCGCGGCTGGCTACGGGAACTCGCTTCGCTCAGACACCCCTCCGCCGAAACCCCGCGCCTTGCTGCGATGCTCGGCGCAGTCAAGGGGCCCAACGTCAAAGGCAACGGCAACCCCGAAAATCAACTGCAACTGCAACTGCGCAAATCAACGGCAACCGCAACCCTAGCGGCGGCCTTTGCCGGAGTCCTGTGCGGCTGCGGCGGGTGGCCTTGGTAGTGGTGGATTGCTGTGCGAATCCACCCGGCGTTGTGGTTTGCAACATGGCCCGCTTAACCACGCCGTCATGCCCTTACTGCCCCAGTACCATCCACGCGGCGGGGCGGCCCAGTCGCGCGGCGAGGGGGGCGTAGCGGTTGTCGATCAGTGCGGCCAGGTTGAACAGTTGCGTGGCGCTCTGGGGTTCCCACGGGCCGGAGAAGCCGGGCTCGCCGGCGTCGCGGCGCTGGGCGTCGAACTTGACGCTGGAGTGGACGTATTCAATGTGGGTTTGTTCGCCCATGGCGTACGGGGTTAGCCAGTCGAGCGCTTTGCCCAGGGTGGCGCCTTCGGGCGTGGTGTCCTGATACCAGTTCTGTTCGTGGCGTTGGGCGGCCAGTGCGGCCATCAAGAGGGGCTGCAGGTCGTACACCACATAGTGCAGGGCGTCGCGTTCGTGAAAGTCGAACACCGAGCCATCGGCTTGCAGGTTGTTGGCCAGATGCTTCTGGTAGACCTTGTGCGCGGCCTGGATCAGGGCGGGGTCGTTCAGGGCAAAGGCGGCCATGGTGGCCAGTTTGATACGGTGGCTTTGCCAGTTGCCGTGGTCTTTGCGCAGCTTGCTGTTGGCCTGGCTGATATAGCCGGTGGCCAGCTGGCGCAGGAATTCTTCCATATTGGCGCGGGTGGCATCGGGCAGGCGGTCGGCGCTCAGGTCGTAGGCCATGATCACCGTATCCAGATTGGTTTCGTCGATCGGGTTGAAAGAGGCCCGGTACAGCGGGAACCAGGCGTCCAGGTAAGCCGAGAGCCCCACCAGATAGACGTCATCGTTGGTCAGCCGCCAGGCCAGCGCCAGGTTCAGTATCGCCGGCCAGTCTGCCTCGGCTGCGATGCTCTGGTCGCGAATGCCCTGATGCGGCAGTGTGCCCTCGGTATGCACGCGCGCCATGGGGTGCGGGTCACGGTGGCGGGCCAGTTCTGCGGCATGCAGCACCTGGCGGGCGGTCGGGCTGTCGGCAGACTGGGGTAAACGGTTGACGGACAGCGGGGTGAAAATGGCATAGCCACTGGCCAGCGCGGTGACGGGGGCGCTGATCAGCAGCAAAGACAACACGAGCGGTTTGAACACGGGACGATCCAGAAAAGCAGGCTGGTGAAAGCTAAACGCGGCGTTTGACCGCCGCGTTTACCGTTCCGGAACGTACCATAGAGCTGCTGTGATCAGCGTCGCAGCAATTCTTCCCACAATTTGCTCAAACGCTTGAGCGAGATCGGGTAGGGCGTGCGCAATTCCTGGGCAAACAGGCTGATGCGCCATTCTTCGATCATCCAGCGCACCGGCATGAGTTTGGCGGTGTCGCGGCCGTCGCGTTGCCATTTGTCGATCTCGGCCCGCCATTTGCCTTCAAAGTCGATCACCTCGGCCGCGCGCTGCATATCACGCGAGGGGTTGGCGGTGCGCTTTTCCACGCGCAGTTTCATGGCTTTCAGATACACCGGCAGGCGCGGCAGTTGCTCCCACGGGGTGGCAGCCAGAAAGCCGTTGAACACAAGCTTGTTCAACTGATCTTTCAGTTCATGGCTGATCTGGCCGGGCTTGTTGGCGATCTGCGCAACAGAGGCGTAATCGGCCACGACTTCGGTCAGTGCCCGGATGGCGGCATCACGCACGGAAGGCAGGCGGGCGCGGGCGCGGGCTTTCTGGTCATCAAACGCTTTTTTGGTCCGCGGCGCTTCGTCCTCGCCCAGAAAGGCGCGGTTGCAGATGCAATTGATCAGGTCGTCCAGCAACATGTCGGCATTGCCGATGGCGCGCAATTGCAGCGCCAGTTGCTGGAAGTTCGGCACCGACTTTTGCAGCTGTTTGACGTGTTCCTTGAGTTCGATCCGCAACAGATGCACCACGCCTTCGCGGTGCGCGGCTTCGGCGGCGTGTTCGGTATCAAACAGCAAAATGGCGCAACTTTCGGCTTCATCGACCACCAGCGCCGGGTAACCCGTGGTATTGCGGCCCTGACGTTTGAAGGTCAGCTTGGCGGGCAAATCACCGAAGTCCCATTTGGTGATGCCGGTTTTTTCGATCTCGTTGCCGCCTTCGTCGCTGGCGCCGCCGGCTTCACGGAATGTCATTTGCGCCGCTTCGCCCAGTTGCGCGCGGATGGCCACCAGATCACGCCCGCTGGCCAGTTCTTGCCCGGCGTCGTCCACCACGCGGAAATTCATCTGCAGATGCGGCGGCAGTTCCACGCTGGAGAAATCGTCCTCCGCCACCGGCTGGCCAATGCCCCGCGTCGCGGCGCGGGCCAGTTGCGGCAGCAACGGCGCTTCGCGGTCGGCGGTATC
The Silvimonas iriomotensis genome window above contains:
- a CDS encoding recombination-associated protein RdgC: MLWFRNIQIYRLSSDHALSADSINDLLAKRPFFSCGSQDLMTQGWIAPAAHMPEMMAYPFQDTVLVMLKTEEKLLPGSVIKQTADSRVQEIEARENRKVGKREIKELRERITEELLPRAFTRSRTTRALIDLKNNLVLVESASAAKAEVTLSLLREALGSLPTRLIQTNTTPQTAMTVWLESADAGLFDLGQDVELRAPGEDGPIARLVKQPLMGEEIAQHLSSGKLVTKMALSWNDRIALQLTDKMELKRVAMLEALQDDFKNADAADKAALFDSGLALFVGETRALVPDLLEALGGEQPA
- the trxC gene encoding thioredoxin TrxC; the encoded protein is MQIACPHCHTQNRIDDERIAEGPTCGACHKPMFSGAPVAVTGEQFAVLNKQLKQPLVVDCWATWCGPCQAFAPAFASAAEHFSGKATFVKVDTDQEQALSASLRIRSIPTLLVFERGQEQARQSGAMSSGQFKAWLSDFF
- the pbpG gene encoding D-alanyl-D-alanine endopeptidase, whose translation is MHVTRAVALSGFTADNPGLQSASVLILNENSGEVIYQKNPDEVAPIASITKLMTAMVTLDAHLPMNEYITISDEDVDTLKNSSSRLRVGTRLTRAEVMLLALMSSENRAAAALARTYPGGRDLFIRKMNEKATELGMSHSRFYDSTGLTPQNISSARDLVLMVRAARKYPEIHEFTTSSQYEFTSNLNGRTMAFHNTNPLVKEEQWDIGLTKTGFTNEAGHCLVMEATISGTPVVMVLMDSTGKYTRIGDANRVKKWLETSPVALARS
- a CDS encoding PHA/PHB synthase family protein; its protein translation is MNDASQQWWQQWVNAVAPTVDDALPHLVPKVLATVPAHTAEWQARQAEYYQQQLDLWLGLIGAKEAVPAVQPDKGDRRFNSPEWDAPLFSWIKQNYLLTSRYLLQMVDAAQTDDALREKAAFFTRQYLDAVSPANFALTNPEVMKLAAETNGDSLKDGMRRLMDDISKGTITMTDESQFEVGRNLAVTEGAVVFENDILQLIQYTPLTAQVNEVPLLIVPPCVNKYYIMDLQAENSMVRWCVEQGNTVFLVSWRSIPPELGHLQWDDYVDQGVIKAAEVVRKITRREQMNVLSFCIGGGLVATAIPVMQSRDLDWFRSVTLMTSMLDHSDPGDIKHYIDWNLIRSREAQLDKGGIVSGKELARTFSSLRANDLIWNYVVSSYLKGKTPPPFDLLYWNNDSADLALPMHTFFLRNMYLENNLARPGSFSLCGVPIDLTAVTTPTYVFAAREDHIVPWKSAWGTLRIFKGPTRFVLGASGHIAGTINHPAAGKRNYWVNDNAATTPETWFDGAESRPGSWWVDWNDWLQQYTGKKVAARKTLGAVGFKPIEPAPGRYVKEKRD
- a CDS encoding acetyl-CoA C-acetyltransferase yields the protein MSEIVIVAAGRTAIGSFGGSLAKVSAPELGATVIKGLLARSGLSAEEVSEVILGNVLTAGLGQNPARQALRRAGLPDAVPGLTINQVCGSGLKAVALGVQAILSGESEVVIAGGQENMSAAPHLLPGSRDGFRMGNAQLIDSMVYDGLTDAYNQYHMGVTAENIAKKYGISRTEQDELALASQTKAAAAQAAGRFVDEIIPVHIPQRKGDPVVFDQDEFIKGNTTMDSLSKLRAAFDKEGTVTAGNASGINDGAAGVILMSRAKADELGLKPLATIRAAASAGVDPSIMGMGPVPATQRVLARTGWTLDSIDLLEGNEAFAAQALGVARELKWDWNRVNVNGGAIALGHPIGASGCRILVTLLHEMARRDAKRGLATLCIGGGMGVSLAVER
- a CDS encoding sulfurtransferase — protein: MSPLITVAELATRMTDSDLVIVDCRHDLANPQSGRAAYEQDHIAGAIFLHLDEDLSGPKTGSNGRHPLPDPGWFGARLGAAGIGNDSHVVAYDGSGGMYAARLWWMLGWLGHDKVQVLDGGYQAWQGARQPVSDTVPALEPKKFTPHLRAERRVTAADVERDLRESSFQVVDARSPERFRGVGETIDPIGGHIPGAINRFFQDNLAPGGRFKEPQQLQQEWQAVLGAIPPADVVHQCGSGVTACHNLLALAAAGLPGGRLYAGSWSEWCADPARPVAR
- a CDS encoding alginate lyase family protein yields the protein MFKPLVLSLLLISAPVTALASGYAIFTPLSVNRLPQSADSPTARQVLHAAELARHRDPHPMARVHTEGTLPHQGIRDQSIAAEADWPAILNLALAWRLTNDDVYLVGLSAYLDAWFPLYRASFNPIDETNLDTVIMAYDLSADRLPDATRANMEEFLRQLATGYISQANSKLRKDHGNWQSHRIKLATMAAFALNDPALIQAAHKVYQKHLANNLQADGSVFDFHERDALHYVVYDLQPLLMAALAAQRHEQNWYQDTTPEGATLGKALDWLTPYAMGEQTHIEYVHSSVKFDAQRRDAGEPGFSGPWEPQSATQLFNLAALIDNRYAPLAARLGRPAAWMVLGQ